A window of Maioricimonas rarisocia genomic DNA:
AGTTCGGCTACGAGCTGTCGCGCCCGAGCGGCCAGGACAACAGGGGATAGCGGAGAACTTACCTGGCGGATCAGCTGGAAGTGATCGTTCATGACTGCGATCGAAGCCAGTCCCAGCACGGTTGCAACAATCAGGCTCATCGCGATCCCCAGGGACAGCTGTCCGTCGTGATGAGCGTTCGCAACCGTTTCCGGAGAAGGAGTTTCCCCGGCCGCCAGTGCCGCGTCGAGCGGGTCCCTGGCCGGCAACTGTCTGGCGATGTCGCCTGCCGAGCGCGGTCGATCTTTCGGATTGTGCTCGAGGCACTGCAGGATCACCCGTCCCACTGTCGGATCAATCTCTCCGGCAAGTTCCGGCGGAAGGCGCACGGGGCGTGAAGTTTGATGGGCGCTCCTGAGTTCGTCGATCGAACTGGGAGAGTGGACCGTCCGTCCAGTGAACACTTCGTAGAGGACCAGTCCCAACGCGTAGATGTCGCTTTGCTCGCTCGTCTCTCCTCGCAGCAGCTGCTCCGGCGCCATGTACTGTGGCGTGCCTGCAATTCCGTCCGTGTGCCGATCTGTCTCCGCGGCTGTCGCCAGCCCGAAGTCAGTGATCCTGGCGCGCCCCTGGCCGTCGATCATGATGTTGGCGGGTTTGAGATCCCTGTGCAGCACTCGGCGCTCGTGAGCAGCTGAAAGTCCGGCACAGAGCTGCTGAGCGACTTCGAGAGCCTTGGATTGCGGGAGCCGACCGATTCGACGCAGCAGACTGCGCAGATCTTCGCCATCGATGAATTCCATCGACAGAAACTGCTCTCCGTCCACTTCGCCGATGTCATACACTGGGCAGACGTTCGCATGCGCAATCTGTCTCGCCAGCCGAACTTCATTGTGGAACAACTCGAGGCGGATCCGATCGCCGGCGGCGTTGCGCGGCAGAAACTTCAGAGCGACCGTCTGATTCAGTTTCAGGTCGTCGGCCCGGTAGACCTCACCCATCCCGCCACGGCCCAGCAGCGAAACGATCCGGTATCGATCGGCGATGCGAGCACCCGGCAGGAATCGCCCATGCGTAATCGACGATTCGGTCATCCGGCTGGATTGTGCGGCCCGGTCATCCGGGGTGTGAGCGGCCGTTTCTGCAAAAGGCTGTGAGGACGAGAGGTCTCCGGTCCACGTTGGAGCACGCGCCGCATCGAGCAAAGAATCCTCTTCCTGGGCCGCGAAACGTTCGCGAAGTCTGTCTGCGATCTGCGGAAACCTCGCCAGGTACTCAGAGGGACTGACAGTCGGCTCGCGGCGGCGGCGGAGGCGGAACTCGGTGTACACGAGTTCCGCGATCGCCGGTGGATGTGACCGAAGTGCCCCGTACCTCAGCAACAGTGCTTCGGCCGTTGGTTGCTCGCCGGCGGCCCAGCCGTCTTCGAGATGGCGAAGCGCCTGCTCGAGTTCGCCGCGCGGTCCCGGTGGAAGCTGTGGCGCATCACACATCGTAAACGACTTCGCAGGTATCCGAATCCCGGGCGACGTACCTGTCAGGGCAAGTCCTGGAACGCAGACGACGGAGTGACGGATTACCGGTGAACTCGACGGGCACAGCGTTCGCCGGCGCGAATCTCAAGGTCGAACACGACACTCCCAGCAGAGGCACACACTGGCAATGCGTCGCTGCATCACAGTATACGGGGACGCGCCACGATTGCAGCAATGGGCTATTGGGATCGCCTGCAACGCGGGAGCTCCCAAAGGAGGCCGCCGACACTCGAGGCGTCCCTCGGGGACAGGCATGCTCAATAATGGATGCAGGACGCGGGAACTCATGGTACCCTCAGATGCGAGTGCCGGTACGCTGGCGGGGTGCAGGGTTTCTGTACGTCACCGGTCGGTTCCTTTTCGACCCGGCACAATCAGTAACGCTCCCATCCACAGAACGTCTTCTTCATCACGGACCTCGACATCCGGGGCATCCCATTGTCGGCGTGCGCACTGCACTCTGCAGGAGTCGCAACCATGCCAGAGCGCGAGTGACAGAAGACCGGGCGAGACGGTAAGCCAGATGATTCAGGTCGCTGCTCCAATCCGGCAGGACGGGAGCTCCGAGAGGCAGAAACAGGGGGGACAACGGGATGACTGAGCGACTTCGATGGATGTTCCTTCTTCTCATCGCTGTCGTTGCGTCGGCCGACGATCGTCAACAGGCGTTTGCGGCCGAAGGGACGCCGAACGTCGTTCTGATCTTTGTCGACGATCTCGGCTACGGCGACGTTGGCTGCTACGGCGCGACGAAAGTGAAGACGCCGAATATCGACCGCCTGGCGAAGGAGGGGCGGCGATTCACGGACGCCCACTCCGCATCAGCGGTCTGCACGCCGTCACGCTACGCAATGCTGACCGGCGAGTATCCGTTTCGGCAGGGCAGCAACGGCGTCTGGGGGCCGCAGTCGAATTCGGTCGGCTTCATCATCGATCCCGACAAGCTGACGCTGGGGGACGTGTTCAAGACCGCCGGGTACCAGACCGCGTGCATCGGAAAGTGGCATTTGGGATTCGGCGGGACTCCGTGTGACTGGAACGGGCCACTGCGGCCCGGCCCGCTCGAGGTCGGCTTCGACTACTACTTCGGCATCCCGCTGGTGAACAGCGGGCCCCCCTACGTCTATGTCGAGAACGATCGCATCGTTGGATGGGATCCGAGTGACCCCATTGTGGAGAACAGGAGATCGCCGTCGCCGACACCGCAGTTCCCGGAGAAGAGCCCGAACAAGTACGCGGGCGCGGTGGCGGCACACAAGCTCTACGACGACGAGAAGAACGGCACGCTGCTCACCGAGAGGGCGGTCGAGTGGATCAAAGCGAACCACGAGCAACCCTTCTTTCTCTACTTCTCGACGCCGAACATCCACCACCCGTTCACACCCGCCCCCCGTTTCCATGGCACCAGCGAGGCGGGCCGGTACGGCGACTTCATCCACGAACTGGACTGGATGGTGGGCGAACTGCTTAAGACGCTCGACGAACTCAAGCTGGCCGACGACACGGTCGTCCTCTTCACCAGCGACAACGGCGGGATGTTCAACGACGGCGGCAAGGAGGCGTGGAAAGCCGGCCATCACATCAACGGAGATCTGCTCGGGTTCAAGTTCGGTGCGTGGGAGGGGGGCCATCGCGTGCCGTTTATTGTCCGCTGGCCAGGCAGAGTTGCCGCCGGGACCACGTCCGATCAGTTGATCTGCAATGTCGACCTGCTGGCGACGTTCGCCGGCCTGTTCGATCAGCCGCTGCAGCCGACCGATGCGGTGGACAGCTTCGACATCCGCGATGCCATTACAGGCGAGGCGGACGAGCCGATCCGCGAGTCGCTGGTTCTGGCCCCCCGTCGCGAAAAGAACCTCGCCCTCCGCGCGGGCCGCTGGATGTACATCAGCAGTCAGGGTGACGGTGGGTTCGGGAACGACCGGGGTGGTCCGCGGGCGGTGGCGCTCAGCGGGCGTCCCAACAGCGACATCACGCCCAACGGCCGAATCCGCAAGGACGCCCCGAAGGCGCAGCTCTACGACCTGGAAGCGGACCCGGCACAGACGACGAACGTACTCCGCGAGCATCCGGAGCAGGCGCAGAAAATGCGGGAACGCCTGCAGGAGATCCGCCGCAGCTCGGCGACGCGCCCTGTATCAACGACGAAACGATCGGAAGCGAATCACAACGAACAGCCGCCGAACTTCGTGGTCATCTTCGCCGACGACCTCGGGTACGGCGACATCAGCTGTTACGGGGAGAACGGCGTCGAGACGCCGCATCTGGATGCGCTGGCGGCCGAAGGCTTCCGCAGTACCGACTTCTTCGTACCCGCCAACGTCTGCAGTCCCTCGCGTGCGTCGCTCCTGACCGGCCGCTACCCCATGCGCTGTGGTGTGCCGGTCGCCAGAAACGAAGGAGTTCCCAAGTACAGAAACTACGGGCTCGCCTCCGAAGAGATTACGGTTCCCGAACTGCTTGAGCCGGCCGGCTACCGCTCACTGATGGTCGGCAAGTGGCATCTGGGCATGGAGGTGGAGGGCTCGCATCCGCTCGATGCCGGCTTCGACGAGCACCTCGGGATTCCCAGCAACTACTCGCCGGGTCGCGGGCCGAACCACAACACGCTTTATCGCGGCAGGAAGGTTGAGAAGCGGGACGTTCCCTGCGAAGCGTTGACGAAGCGTTACACCGATGAAGTCGTCGCGTTCATCGAGCGGCAGAAGGATCGCCCGTTCTTCATCTATGTCTCGCATCACATCGTGCACACTCCGCTGCGACCCAGCCGGGACTTCGTCGGAATATCGAATCGCGGCAAGTACGGTGACTTCATCAGGGAACTGGATCACAGTACCGGCCGCATCATGCAGGCATTGCAAGACGCCGGCGTCGACGACAACACGCTGGTCGTTTTCACCTCCGACAACGGGCCCACTCGAACGGGGCTGACGGGCGGACTCAACGGCGGGAAGTACTGCACGATGGAAGGGGGGCACCGCGTGCCGGGGATCTTTCGCTGGCCCGGTGTCATCCCGCCGGGGCAGGTGTCCGACGTCACGCTGACGAGCATGGACCTGCTGCCCCTGTTCTGCCACCTCGCCGGCGTCGACGTTCCGACCGACCGGACGATTGACGGGCACAACATCCTTCCGATTCTCATCGGGGATCAGTCGAAGTCGCCGCACGAACTGCTCTACTACTACAACGGCACGAATCTGCAGGCCGTCCGGGAAGGGGACTGGAAGCTGCATCTCCCCAGGACGGTGAGCGATCAACCCTTCTGGTCCAAGCGTGGTCGGGGGAAAGGCTTTATCACGCTGGAAGAACCCGCCCTCTTCAACCTGAAGAGTGATCCCGGCGAGAGGCGGAATGTCGCGGATCGTCACCCCGACGTCGTGGCCCGATTGCAGGATCGTGCTGAGGCGATTCGGGCCGAGCTCGGTGACGTCCGCGTTCAGGGGACGGATCAGCGTGAGATTCCGCTCACGGACCCGCAGGAAAGGTGACCTCCCGATGTCGAAGTCGCTCATTCACGTGTTGACGCTCATCGTCGTGGCCGCGGCACATGGGCGCCCGTCCGCCGCCCAGGATGACGACCGTCCGCCCAACTTCATCGTCATCTTCACCGACGACCAGGGGTATGCCGATGTCGGCTGCCTCGGATCCCCCGACATTCGCAGCCCGCGACTGGACGCGATGGCGGCGGAGGGGATGAAGTTCACCAGCTTCTACGCCCAGCCGATCTGCGGGCC
This region includes:
- a CDS encoding sulfatase-like hydrolase/transferase; protein product: MFLLLIAVVASADDRQQAFAAEGTPNVVLIFVDDLGYGDVGCYGATKVKTPNIDRLAKEGRRFTDAHSASAVCTPSRYAMLTGEYPFRQGSNGVWGPQSNSVGFIIDPDKLTLGDVFKTAGYQTACIGKWHLGFGGTPCDWNGPLRPGPLEVGFDYYFGIPLVNSGPPYVYVENDRIVGWDPSDPIVENRRSPSPTPQFPEKSPNKYAGAVAAHKLYDDEKNGTLLTERAVEWIKANHEQPFFLYFSTPNIHHPFTPAPRFHGTSEAGRYGDFIHELDWMVGELLKTLDELKLADDTVVLFTSDNGGMFNDGGKEAWKAGHHINGDLLGFKFGAWEGGHRVPFIVRWPGRVAAGTTSDQLICNVDLLATFAGLFDQPLQPTDAVDSFDIRDAITGEADEPIRESLVLAPRREKNLALRAGRWMYISSQGDGGFGNDRGGPRAVALSGRPNSDITPNGRIRKDAPKAQLYDLEADPAQTTNVLREHPEQAQKMRERLQEIRRSSATRPVSTTKRSEANHNEQPPNFVVIFADDLGYGDISCYGENGVETPHLDALAAEGFRSTDFFVPANVCSPSRASLLTGRYPMRCGVPVARNEGVPKYRNYGLASEEITVPELLEPAGYRSLMVGKWHLGMEVEGSHPLDAGFDEHLGIPSNYSPGRGPNHNTLYRGRKVEKRDVPCEALTKRYTDEVVAFIERQKDRPFFIYVSHHIVHTPLRPSRDFVGISNRGKYGDFIRELDHSTGRIMQALQDAGVDDNTLVVFTSDNGPTRTGLTGGLNGGKYCTMEGGHRVPGIFRWPGVIPPGQVSDVTLTSMDLLPLFCHLAGVDVPTDRTIDGHNILPILIGDQSKSPHELLYYYNGTNLQAVREGDWKLHLPRTVSDQPFWSKRGRGKGFITLEEPALFNLKSDPGERRNVADRHPDVVARLQDRAEAIRAELGDVRVQGTDQREIPLTDPQER